One segment of Anatilimnocola aggregata DNA contains the following:
- a CDS encoding RNA polymerase sigma factor, translating into MSDADTLLIDRIRQGEADAWTDLIARYEGRLLAFVESRLGRRAPSEDIVQEAFLGFLNSLPNFDGKRPLEGYLFSICAYKLTDHLRREGRRPAVPLSSSNDSSGEWHIAGSERPASSIVRSGERKDMEERAVAASLRDQIERWAEKGEWQKLMCAELLFVRGWANKEVAESLGLSEQQVANYKFDFIARLRTMVKKQELSAEVFPELADEEPA; encoded by the coding sequence TTGGACCGACCTGATCGCCCGGTATGAAGGACGCCTGCTCGCCTTTGTCGAAAGTCGCTTGGGTCGCCGCGCACCAAGTGAAGACATCGTGCAAGAAGCGTTTCTCGGCTTTCTCAACAGCTTGCCGAACTTCGACGGTAAGCGTCCGCTCGAAGGTTACTTGTTCTCGATTTGCGCCTATAAGTTGACCGATCACTTGCGCCGCGAAGGTCGCCGCCCGGCAGTGCCCCTGTCGAGCAGCAACGATTCATCGGGCGAATGGCACATTGCCGGCAGCGAACGACCAGCCAGCAGCATTGTCCGCAGCGGCGAACGCAAAGACATGGAAGAGCGGGCCGTCGCTGCTTCGCTCCGCGATCAGATCGAGCGCTGGGCCGAAAAAGGGGAATGGCAAAAGCTGATGTGTGCGGAGCTGCTCTTCGTCCGTGGCTGGGCCAACAAAGAAGTGGCAGAATCACTCGGCCTCTCGGAGCAGCAAGTCGCCAATTACAAGTTCGACTTCATCGCCCGTTTGCGGACCATGGTCAAAAAGCAGGAACTATCGGCCGAAGTCTTTCCCGAACTGGCCGACGAGGAACCGGCCTGA